A stretch of DNA from Sporichthyaceae bacterium:
CCATCGGCGCTGCCGCGATGAGTCAGTTCCTCGATGCCGGGCTGCCGTGGGGGTTGGCGCTGCCGGCCGCAGGCCTGATCGCGGTTCCGGTCGCAGTGGCGGTGGCGCTGCCGACCCTGCGCCTTTCCGGGCTCTATCTGGCGCTGGCGACTTTCGCGTTCGCGGTGCTGCTCCAGCAGCTGGTGTATCCGACGCAGGCGATGTTCGGCGGCGGCTTCCGCGCCGTCGCGCGGCCGGGGATCTCGCTGTTCGGACTGGACCTCGCTGAGGACCGCGGCTACTACTACCTCTGCGTGTCCATGGCCGCCCTGGCCGCCGCGACGGTCTTCGGTATTCAGCGCGCGCGGCTGGGTCGGCTGCTTCAGGCGAACGCGGAGTCCGCCGACGCGGTGGCGGCCAACGGCGGCGACACCACGACGATCCGCACGGCCGTCTTCTGTGTCGCGGGCTTCCTCGCCGCGATCGGCGGGGCGCTCGCCTCCGGGGTCACGCTCCAGGCGAGCAGCCGTGGTTACGGCTACACGGTCGGCCTGACCTGGGTCGCCGTTCTCGCTCTGTTCGGTTCGCGGGCCACCGTGATCCGCGCCTCGGCTGCGGCGTACGCACTGGCGGTCATGCCCACGCAGATCCATCTGGACCCTGGCTGGTACACCGCGATCTTCGGGGCGGCGGCCATTGCCGCGAGCCTTCTGTCGGACCGTCAGTTCGACTTGAACCGGGGTTGGGACCGCGGCCGGGTGGCCTCGCGGCTGCGCCGCCGGGAGTTTCTGCCGCCCCGTCAGGTCGCACGACCGACCCACGCGGGGGTGCGGGGGTGAACGCTCCGATCGATGCGCGGCCCGAGCAGCAGGTGCTGGCCACGCGCGGGTTGACGGTCCAGTTCGGTGGAACGCGCGCGGTGGACGCCCTGGACCTGGAGGTGCGGGCGCGGGAGGTCGTCGGTCTGATCGGACCGAACGGGGCCGGTAAGACGACGACCTTGAACGCGTGCGCAGGCACGGTGAACCCGGCCGCCGGCTACGTGGAGTTGCTCGGTGTCGACGTCAGCTCCTGGTCGCCCGCGCACCGCGCGCGGCACGGCATCGGGCGGACGTTCCAGCGCTTCGCGTTGTGCGACTCGCTCCCGGTCGCGGAGAACGTCGGACTCGCGGTCGAGGCACGGCAGGCCGGTGGGCGGCCGTGGAAGTGCTTCCTCGCCCCGCGGGGGGCCCGGACCGCGCAGGCAGCTCGGGTGCGCGACGCGCTGGAGGTGTGCGGCATTTCCGATCTCGCCGGCCGCCGCGTGGGCTCGCTCTCGACCGGTCAGCGGCGATTGGTGGAGCTGGCGCGGGCCGTGTGCGGCCGCTCCCCGGTTCTGCTGCTCGACGAGCCGTCCTCGGGCCTGGACCCCGCCGAGACCGACGCATTCGCCCGGATCGTGCGCGACATCGTGGCCGACACCGGATCTTCGGTGTTGGTCGTCGAGCACGACATGACCCTCGTCCGCGAGATCTGCGCGTACCTCTACGTCCTGGACTTCGGCGTGCATCTGTGCGACGGACCGACCGAGGCCGTGCTCCGCGACGATCGGGTCCGCCGGGCCTACCTCGGTACCTTCGAGGAGCCGGCCCGTGCTTGAGCTGCGCGACGTCACCGCCGGGTACACAGGTGCGCCCGTGCTCAGCGACGTCGACCTGGTGGTGCCCGACGGGAGCACGGTGGCCCTGCTCGGTCCGAACGGCGCGGGCAAGACCACGCTGCTGCGGGTCGCGGCGGGCACCCTGCGGCCGATGCGCGGCAAGGTGCTCGTGGACGGCGTGGATGTGACGGGTCGTGCGCCGCACGACTTGGTGCGGCACGGCGTCTGCACGGTCCCCGAGGGCCGTGCGGTATTCCCGGGGCTCACCGTTCGGGAGAACCTGACGCTGTTCCTGGGCAACCGCGCCGCCGAGCTGGACCTGGCGGTTCGGGCGTTCCCGACGTTGGGCCGCCGGATGAACCAGCGCGCGGGATCGATGAGTGGCGGTGAGCAGCAGATGGTCGCCATGGCCCGCGCCTACCTGCAGTCCCCGCGCCTGGTCCTGCTCGACGAGGTCTCGATGGGGCTTGCCCCGGTCGTGGTCGACGAGGTCTTCGCCTTCCTCGCCGCGCTGCGTGCCCGGGGGGCCTCGCTGCTCCTGGTCGAGCAGTACGTCGGCAAGGCGCTGGCGCTGGCCGACTACGTCGTCCTGCTCTCCCGCGGGCGTATCTGCTTCGTCGGCGAGCCGCACGAGCTCGACGAGGAGCGGATCTTCCAGTCCTACGCAGGCCTCGAGCCGGTGCCCGCCGGAGCGTCCACCGAAGGAGTACCGCGATGAATCGCCTGACCCGCCGGACGCCCGTGGTCCTGTGCGGACTCGTCCTGCTCAGCGGCTGCGCCACAAGCCTGAGCCGCGCCGAGATCGTGGCCGCCCAGCAGGGCGCGCCGGTCTCGTCCGGCCGCACCGACGCGACCGGCGCCGCGGCCGGCGGGCCGGCCGGCACAAGCGCGACCGATGCGGTGCCGGTGACGGTCGTCAGCGGCACCACGAACCCGGGCGCGACCGGTAGGGCCGCCACGCGCGCGCCTGGAGCGGCCGGGACCGAGGCGAGCGACCCGTCGGCCGCGGGCGGCAAGGCCAAGCCCGCCACGGCGGGTGTCGGTGGCGAGGCCAAGCCGGCCACGACGGCTGCCGGCCACGGTGGTGTGCAGGCGCAGGCCAACCACCTGCCGATCACGGTGGGCTTCGTCGGCAGCATCACCGGTCTCTACGGGACGTCCTTCCGGCCCGTGCTCACCGCAATCCAGGCGAACATCACCGACCTGAACTCCCGGGGTGGAATCAACGATCACCCGATCAAGCTGATCGTCGCTGACGACGGCGGGGACCCGGCGAACTACCTGGCGCAGTTGCGACGGATGGTCGAGCAGGACAAGGTGATCGGCTTCGTCGGGAACACCCACGGCGCCTCGTTGTCGCAGGCCGCCGTCGACTACGTCGGGGCCAAGGGCATCCCGATCCTCGACGGCGACGACTCGAACCTGCTGGCGCCCACCAGTCCGATGATCTTCGGCTTCGGTGCGGCCGGCATTGCCCTGAACGGCACCGAGTTCGCCGCCGCTCGCGACCTGCTCGGCAAGGGCCTCAAGGTGGGTTTCATCTCCTGCCAGGAGGTGCAGCAGTGCAGCGACTACGCCACCACGTTCGGTGGCTTCTCCGCGAAGGCGGGGTTCACGCCGGTGTTCGCCGGCCGGGCGTCACTGACCGCACCGGATTTCACCGCCAACTGCCTGCAGGCGCGCAACGCCGGGGCCCAGGTGCTGTTCCTGCGCATCGATATCAACTCGGTCAAGCGGATCGGCCGGGACTGCTCGCGCCAGGGTTACAAACCGACCTACGTCACCGCCCCGGTGCTGACCGACCCCAGTTCCCCGAGCAACCCGGCGATGGACCGGCTGATCATTCCGAGCCAGCAGTTCCCGTTCATCGACAACGGGCTGCCCGAAGAGAAGCGGTTCCGCTCGGTCCTGCTTCAGACGGTGGGTCTGGATCAGATCTTCGCCGCACACGCGCAGGGCTGGAACGTCGCGGACATCTTCGCCAAGGCGGCGCAGTCGATCGCGCCGGATGCGACTCCGTCGACCGCGCTCCTGCTCAAAGGGCTCTACACGTTCAAGAGCGAGACCCTTGGCGGGACGAGCCAGCCCCTGACCTACGTCCCTGGCAAGCCGCCGGCGCACGTGAACAACATGTGCGCATTCCCGATGCAGGTCGTCGACGGCAAGTGGACCGCACCCCGGGGCAACAAACCCAGCTGTCTGTGAAGGAGCAGGATGACCAGTCCTGACGTCGAGCACCGTCCCCGGACGATCCTGGTAACCGGAGCGAGCGGGGTCTTCGGGCGCGAGATCACCGGACGTCTCCTGCGCCGCGGGCACCGGGTGATCGGGCTGTCGCGCCGGCTGCCGGCCAGTCCGTGCGTCGGTGCCGAATACGTCGCCGCGGACATCCGTGACCTCGACGCCCTGACCCGCGCCCTCGAGGGGTGCGACGTGGTCGCGCACTGCGCCTGGGCGATCGAGGCGCTCTTCGGCGACCCGGCGGAGCGGGCCATCAACATCGGTGGCACCGAGAACGTGCTCGCCGCCATGGAGCGCACCGGGGTCCGCCGGGTTGTCTTCGCCAGCTCGACGACCGCCTACGGTCCCAAGCCGGACGACCGCGCCCGGCTCCTGGAGAGCACCCCGCTCGCGCCCCACCCGGAGGCGACCTATGCCGTGCACAAGGCCGAGGCGGAGGCGCTGCTGGCCGCCGCCGACGTCGACGCCATCAGCATCCGCTCGCCGATCGTGGTCGGCCGGCGGATCGACAACCGGGTCCGCAACCTGCTCGCCGGCCCCGCCATCGCCGTCGCCAAGGGCCGGGAGGTCAGCTGGCAGGTCGTGCACGCCGACGACGTCGGTAGTTTCTTCGCCGTCGCTTGCGAGCGGGGTCCGGCCGGTCCGGTCAATCTCGCCGCGGAGGAGATCGTCTCGGTGGAGCAGGTGGCTGCCGCATTCGGCAAGCGCATCGTGCGGATCCGTGAGGACCGGCTGGAGAAGGGCATCGCGGCGCTGTACAAGCGCAAGCTGCTCCCGGTGAACGTGGGCGACTTCCGCTTCGTGCTCTACCAGCCGCTGCTGGACACCACGCGGCAGCGCGAGGAGTTCGGGTTCGAGTGCGCGTGGTCGGGCCCGGACGCTCTGGAGGACACCCGGCTGTCGCTGGTCGGCGTCCTCGGCGTCGGCGACAAGGCGGTAAGCATGCCGTGGAAGCAGCAGTTCCGGCCGGGCCGGGTTCCCTCGGACACCCCGGCGCTGGACGGGGGGCCGCTCGAGCCGGGCGCCAAGCCCGACCATGTCGGCGAGTTCGACAGCCCCGTCGACCCCCGGTTCTCGACGTTCGTCGCCACCAACTTCTCCGAAGCGCTGCCCGGGCCTGCCACGCCGCTGTCGCTCACCGCGGTCGCGCCTGCATTCGCGCAGGCCGGCGTCGCCGCCGTGCATTTCGTCGGCCTGACCGGGGTCGCGCGGACCGAGGCGCACGCCCGGATGTTCAGCATCCAGGGCCACCGCGTGTACATGAACGTGGCCACCGGTGCCGCCATCGGAGAGCTTTCTCCGGGCTGGGACGCGGAGTCCTTCGCCGCGCAGTACCTCGGGCGCCACGTCGCGGACCTGCCGCCGCTGAACTTCGCCGACCTCCCGATGGACAAGGTCACCACGCGCCGCGGCAAGGCGCAGGCCGGCGGCGCGATGGGCCTGCGTCTGGGTGGCGTGCTCACCGGCTACCGCAGGGACATCGACGAGATGCTGCGTCAGGTCGCGCGGCTGGAGCGCCTGGCCGGTGATCCGCTCGGCCTGTCCGACGCGGCCCTGGAATCGATGTTCAACCTCGGCTACGACCTGCAGTGCCACGGCTGGCGGCTGGCCGCGCTGGGCGCGATCCTCTCCGGTGCCGGGACCAACACCGCCGAGCAGCTGGCCGGCCGGACCGGCGTCGTGGTCCAGGTCGGCGAGGGCCTCACCAGTGCGGAGGGCCTGAGCGGGGTGCGGCGACTGGCGGAGCTGGCCGCGGCCGAACCGGCGGTGCTGGCCGTCCTGCGCGAGGGGGGCAGCGGACTGCTCGGTCGGATGGAGGCCGTCTCGCCCGGCTTCGCGACCGCGGTCACCGAGGCGCTGCGGACGTTCGGCCACCGGGGGCCGGCCGAGTGCGAACTCGCCTCCTCGGTATTCGCCGACGACCCCGACCTGGTGCTGCGCACCGTCGGGAAGGCGGCCTGCGTGCTCGCCGCCCCGGGCGCGACGCGTTCCGGGCCGCACGGCGCCGTCGCCGTCCCGAGGCGGGCACGGCCGGCGGTCGCGCTGGCGCGGTGGGCCACGGGGGAGCGCGAACGCGACCGGGACGCGCTGGTGCGGGTTATCGGGGTGATGCGGTCCATCGCCCGGGAGCAGGGCCGGCGCCTGACGGTCACCGGCGTGCTGCGCGATCCGTCGGACGTCTTCTACCTGGCCTACGCCGAGCTGTTCGCGCCCGGCACCGATGCGCAGGCGGCCGTCACCCGCCGCCGGGCGGAGCGGGAACGGCTGGCCGCAATCCGGCTGCCGATCGCGTTCGTCGCGCCGTGGGAGCCGGAGCCCGATGTGCCCACCCTTGCCGCCGGCGACCGCCTCACCGGCGTGGCTGCGGCGGGCGGGAAGGCCCGCGGGCGGGTGCGGGTCGTCAAGCCCGAAACGGCCGACCTCCTCGAGCCGGGTGAGGTCTTCGTCACCCAGGTCACCGACGTCGGATACGCCCCGCTGTTCGGCCACGCGGCCGCGGTCGTCACCGACATCGGCGGCATGTTGTCGCACGCCGCAGTGGTCGCGCGCGAGTTCGGGATCCCCGCGGTGTGCGACACGGCCGACGCGACGGTCCGGCTGGTGGACGGCATGGAGGTCGAGGTCGACGGGACGGCGGGCACGGTCCTCGTGCTCGCCCTCCCGTGATCGGGCGGTACGGTCGGGCAAGATGCGTGCTGGACAGGTGAGGGAACGAGGAATAGGACCCAGGGCGTTGGCACGGTCGGCACCGGTAACACGATCGGTACAGCTCGCCCGGCGGCCCAACCGGCGTGACCACGTCGTCCGCTGCGCCGTCAGCGTGTTCGCCCGGGAGGGCTTCCAGGGCACCAGCATCCAGGACGTGGCCGCCGAGGCCGACGTGGTGACCACCGCGGTGTACTACCACTTCGCCAGCAAGGACGAGCTGTACGAAGCCGCGCTCGACCACGTCTTCGCCCAACTGGACGAGGTCGTCGAGAAGGCCCGGCCCGAGGGTGACGAACTCAGCTTCAGCCGGGTGATCGGGGCGGTCTGGGACTGGGTGGAGAACAACCCGGAGCCGGCGAAGCTGCTCTACCACCAGCTTCCCGGAGCGACCGCGAACTCGCTGCGCATCCGGCAGGACTTCGAACGCCGGCACATCGAGCGGATGGTCGACTACCTGCAGGTCCCCTCGGCGCCGAATAATCGGCGCGACACCGCGTTGCGCTGGACCACGACCTCGCTGATGATGCGGAGCCTGTTCTCTCTCGGTACGAACGTGCACTCGCTGCGGCTCGGGGAGGGCCCGCTTGCCGGGCAGTCCAAGGCGGCGTTGCGCAAGGCCTACGAGGAGGTCTCCCTGCGGATGATGGCTGTCGCGCAGGAGCGGAGCTGACGGCTACCCACCAGGGGTGATGACGCCCTCGGCGAGCGCCTCGACCTCCAGGCGGAACCGCGTCTCGCTCAGACCCTTGCGGGCCCGGTCCAGCGTCAGCATCGAGGCGACCGCCGCCTCGGTGAGCGAGAGCAGGGCGACTGCCAGTACCGATGCCTCCGCCGCCCGGACGCCCGGCCGCGCTGCCTTCACCGCCACCCGGAGCTGCTCGACGGCGTGGATGCGGTCGTGGCGCAGGACACCTTCGACGGCGGAGGAGAGGCCGGAGGCGGACAGGACGTAAGCACGCGCCCCGGGGGAGGACTTCGCCCAGGTCATGATCTCCCCGGCGATGCAGCCGATCGATTCCCCTGCCTTGACCCGGTCTACTCCCGCGTCGATGGCGGCCCGGTAGGTCTGGCTGACCCCCTGAAAGCCCTCGAGCAGGATCGCGTCGCGGGAGGCGTAATGGTAGTAGATCGCCGCGGGCGTCATCTTCGCGGCCGCCGCGATATCCGCGATGGTGACCGCGTCCGCCTGGCTCTCCGCAATGAGCTCCAGGGCGGTGCTCACGATGGCGCTTCGGCGGGAGGGCCGGTGCGCCGGTCGCCGCGTCGGGATGGTCACCTGCGCATCCTACTTACTTGACACCGTGTCTTGCATCGACCCGGCGCTGGTGCGATGCTGGATTACTAGAGACAACATAAAGTAAGTAACTCGAGGTGGCGCAGTGGGCGAGAAGCGGCAACTGGTCGGGGACTACAACTTCTGCAACGTCGCGGGGATCTACGAGCCCGACCTGTCGGCGATCATGCCCGAGCAGCAGCTCAACGGCATGACCCTGCAGTCGCAGTACATCTACGGCGGCTTCACCACCGCCTCGGGCAAGACCTACATCGTGGAACGCAAGTTCATCGGCCCGATGTCGG
This window harbors:
- a CDS encoding TetR/AcrR family transcriptional regulator, encoding MTIPTRRPAHRPSRRSAIVSTALELIAESQADAVTIADIAAAAKMTPAAIYYHYASRDAILLEGFQGVSQTYRAAIDAGVDRVKAGESIGCIAGEIMTWAKSSPGARAYVLSASGLSSAVEGVLRHDRIHAVEQLRVAVKAARPGVRAAEASVLAVALLSLTEAAVASMLTLDRARKGLSETRFRLEVEALAEGVITPGG
- a CDS encoding ATP-binding cassette domain-containing protein, which produces MNAPIDARPEQQVLATRGLTVQFGGTRAVDALDLEVRAREVVGLIGPNGAGKTTTLNACAGTVNPAAGYVELLGVDVSSWSPAHRARHGIGRTFQRFALCDSLPVAENVGLAVEARQAGGRPWKCFLAPRGARTAQAARVRDALEVCGISDLAGRRVGSLSTGQRRLVELARAVCGRSPVLLLDEPSSGLDPAETDAFARIVRDIVADTGSSVLVVEHDMTLVREICAYLYVLDFGVHLCDGPTEAVLRDDRVRRAYLGTFEEPARA
- a CDS encoding ABC transporter ATP-binding protein, which codes for MLELRDVTAGYTGAPVLSDVDLVVPDGSTVALLGPNGAGKTTLLRVAAGTLRPMRGKVLVDGVDVTGRAPHDLVRHGVCTVPEGRAVFPGLTVRENLTLFLGNRAAELDLAVRAFPTLGRRMNQRAGSMSGGEQQMVAMARAYLQSPRLVLLDEVSMGLAPVVVDEVFAFLAALRARGASLLLVEQYVGKALALADYVVLLSRGRICFVGEPHELDEERIFQSYAGLEPVPAGASTEGVPR
- a CDS encoding ABC transporter substrate-binding protein; protein product: MNRLTRRTPVVLCGLVLLSGCATSLSRAEIVAAQQGAPVSSGRTDATGAAAGGPAGTSATDAVPVTVVSGTTNPGATGRAATRAPGAAGTEASDPSAAGGKAKPATAGVGGEAKPATTAAGHGGVQAQANHLPITVGFVGSITGLYGTSFRPVLTAIQANITDLNSRGGINDHPIKLIVADDGGDPANYLAQLRRMVEQDKVIGFVGNTHGASLSQAAVDYVGAKGIPILDGDDSNLLAPTSPMIFGFGAAGIALNGTEFAAARDLLGKGLKVGFISCQEVQQCSDYATTFGGFSAKAGFTPVFAGRASLTAPDFTANCLQARNAGAQVLFLRIDINSVKRIGRDCSRQGYKPTYVTAPVLTDPSSPSNPAMDRLIIPSQQFPFIDNGLPEEKRFRSVLLQTVGLDQIFAAHAQGWNVADIFAKAAQSIAPDATPSTALLLKGLYTFKSETLGGTSQPLTYVPGKPPAHVNNMCAFPMQVVDGKWTAPRGNKPSCL
- a CDS encoding NAD-dependent epimerase/dehydratase family protein; this encodes MTSPDVEHRPRTILVTGASGVFGREITGRLLRRGHRVIGLSRRLPASPCVGAEYVAADIRDLDALTRALEGCDVVAHCAWAIEALFGDPAERAINIGGTENVLAAMERTGVRRVVFASSTTAYGPKPDDRARLLESTPLAPHPEATYAVHKAEAEALLAAADVDAISIRSPIVVGRRIDNRVRNLLAGPAIAVAKGREVSWQVVHADDVGSFFAVACERGPAGPVNLAAEEIVSVEQVAAAFGKRIVRIREDRLEKGIAALYKRKLLPVNVGDFRFVLYQPLLDTTRQREEFGFECAWSGPDALEDTRLSLVGVLGVGDKAVSMPWKQQFRPGRVPSDTPALDGGPLEPGAKPDHVGEFDSPVDPRFSTFVATNFSEALPGPATPLSLTAVAPAFAQAGVAAVHFVGLTGVARTEAHARMFSIQGHRVYMNVATGAAIGELSPGWDAESFAAQYLGRHVADLPPLNFADLPMDKVTTRRGKAQAGGAMGLRLGGVLTGYRRDIDEMLRQVARLERLAGDPLGLSDAALESMFNLGYDLQCHGWRLAALGAILSGAGTNTAEQLAGRTGVVVQVGEGLTSAEGLSGVRRLAELAAAEPAVLAVLREGGSGLLGRMEAVSPGFATAVTEALRTFGHRGPAECELASSVFADDPDLVLRTVGKAACVLAAPGATRSGPHGAVAVPRRARPAVALARWATGERERDRDALVRVIGVMRSIAREQGRRLTVTGVLRDPSDVFYLAYAELFAPGTDAQAAVTRRRAERERLAAIRLPIAFVAPWEPEPDVPTLAAGDRLTGVAAAGGKARGRVRVVKPETADLLEPGEVFVTQVTDVGYAPLFGHAAAVVTDIGGMLSHAAVVAREFGIPAVCDTADATVRLVDGMEVEVDGTAGTVLVLALP
- a CDS encoding TetR/AcrR family transcriptional regulator, coding for MFAREGFQGTSIQDVAAEADVVTTAVYYHFASKDELYEAALDHVFAQLDEVVEKARPEGDELSFSRVIGAVWDWVENNPEPAKLLYHQLPGATANSLRIRQDFERRHIERMVDYLQVPSAPNNRRDTALRWTTTSLMMRSLFSLGTNVHSLRLGEGPLAGQSKAALRKAYEEVSLRMMAVAQERS